In Nevskiales bacterium, the DNA window TCGGCCGCTCGGATACGCGCGAGGCGCTGCGTGATTTCTTCGAGGTGGACCGGCGCTGGATCACGGTGCGTGCGCTCAAGGCGCTGGCCGATGAAGGCGCCATCGCGTCCGCCGTCGTGGCCCAGGCGGTCGCCCAATACGGCCTCGACCCCGACAAGCCGAACCCACTGACGGTATGATCGGTCGCGCCCCTCCGGATGACCGTCATTCCGGCGCAAGCCGGAATCCAGCGCCTTTTTGCCGGCAACACCAAAGTCACTGGACCCCGGCTTGCGCCGGGGTGACGAAAAACTAGACCCATGGCCACCGTCGAACAGAAAGTCCCCGATCTCGGCGATTTCAAGGACGTGCCGATCATCGAGCTGCTGGTCAAGCCCGGCGACAGCGTGCAGGCGGAGCAGGGCTTGCTGCTGCTGGAAAGCGAAAAGGCCACCATGGAGGTGCCGGCCAGTCAGGCGGGGAAAGTCGTCGAACTGAAAGTGAAGACCGGCGACAAGGTGTCGGCCGGTGATGTGATCGCGCTGATCGAGACATCGGCCCCCCCACCCCAAGCCTCTCCCACGAGGGGGGAGGGGGCTCGCCCATCCGCGCCCGATAAGAGCGCCCCCTCCCCCTCGACGGGGGAGGGAAAGGATGGGGGTGAATCGAAGCCGCTCACCCCCCCACCCCAACCTGCCCCCGCACAGGGGGAGGACGTAACGCCTGTCATCATCGCCACGCCCGGCAGCGTGCACGCCTCGCCGGCGGTGCGACTGTTCGCGCGCGAACTGGGCGTGGACCTCACGCGCGTCAGCGGCAGCGGGCCGAAGGGCCGCATCCTCAAGAGCGACGTGCAGGCGCACGTGAAGAAGGTCATGGCCGGGGCGCAGCTCGCCGCACCCGGCGGCGCCGGCCTGCCGCAGATGCCGGCGATCGATTTTTCCAAGTTCGGCCCGGTCGAAAGCAAGCCGCTGTCGCGCATCCGCAAGCTGTCGGCAAGCAACCTGCACCGTTCCTGGGTGCTGGTGCCGCATGTCACGCAGTTCGACGAGGCCGACATCACCGAGCTCGACGCCTTCCGCAGGGAATCCGCCGAGGATGCCAAGAAGAAAGGCATCAAGCTCACCATGCTGGCCTTCCTGCTCAAGGCCAGCGCCAAGACGTTGCTGGAATTCCCGGAACTGTGCGCCTCGCTCGCGCCGGACGGCGAGAACCTGGTGCTGAAGAAATACGTGCACATCGGCGTGGCGGTGGACACGCCGAACGGCCTCGTGGTGCCGGTGATCCGCGACGTGGACAAAAAAGGCATCTTCCAGCTGGCCGAGGAACTGGCGCTGGTGAGCGAAAAGGCGCGCGCCGCACGGCTGTCGCCGCCGGACCTGCAGGGCGGCTGCTTCTCGATCTCCAGTCTCGGCGGCATCGGCGGCACCAAGTTCACACCGATCGTGAATGCGCCCGAGGTCGCGATCCTCGGTGTGTCGAAGTCGCAGATGCGCCCGGTGTGGGACGGCAAGGGCTTCGTGCCGCGGCTGATCCTGCCGCTGTCGCTGTCCTATGACCATCGCGTGATCGACGGCGCCCAAGCCGCGCGCGTCACCACCTATCTCGCCGAACTGCTCGGCGACATCCGCCGCCTGCTGCTATGAGTGCCCGCGAAGTTCGCGTTCCCGACCTGGGCGACTTCAAGGATGTCGCCGTCATCGAGGTGCTGGTCAGGCCCGGCGACCGGGTGGAAAAGGAACAGCCGCTCATCACCCTGGAAAGCGACAAGGCGACCATGGAGGTGCCGGCCACCGAAGCTGGTATCGTCAAGCAACTGAATGTCAAGGTCGGCGATAAGGTTTCGGCTGGCGACTCGATTTTGGTTCTGGAGCCGAGCGTGGAGGCTCCGCCAGCGCCTGCAGCCTCGAAGCCAGCCTCGCTGCCGCCCACTTTCCCAGAAAAACCCAGCAAGTCCGCAGCATCTTCCACAAAGCTGCCGCAGAATGCCGACATTATGGCCGAAGTTATGGTCTTGGGCGCGGGCCCCGGCGGCTATTCCGCGGCCTTCCGGGCTGCGGATCTGGGCAAAAAGGTGGTTTTGGTCGAGCGCTACCCCAGCCTGGGCGGCGTTTGCTTGAACGTGGGCTGTATTCCTTCGAAAGCCCTGCTTCATGCCGCCAAAGTGATCGAAGATGCCGGCATGATGGCCAAACATGGCATCCGTTTCGGCCCGCCGACCATCGACCTGCCCGAGCTGCGGCAATACAAGACCAGTGTCGTTACGAAACTGACCGGGGGGCTGAAAGGTCTGGCCAAGCGCCGCAAGGTTAGCGTGGTCCAGGGTGTCGGCCGCTTCACCGGGCCGCACAGCCTGGAAGTGACCGGAGCGGACGGTAAGAAGCTGCTCGTCGGCTTCGAGGCGGCGATCATTGCGGCCGGCTCTGCACCGATCCGCCTGCCCGGCCTGCCCGACGACCCGCGTATCATGGACTCCACCGCGGCGCTGGAACTGCCCGACATCCCGGAGCGGCTGCTGGTGATCGGCGGCGGCATCATCGGCCTGGAAATGGCCAACGTCTATGCCGCGCTGGGCAGCAAGGTGGACGTGGTGGAGATGACGCCGGGCCTGCTGCCCGGCGCGGATCCCGACCTGGTCAAGCCGCTGCACAAGCGCATGCAGGCGCGCCTGGCCGCGATCTACACCGCCACCAAGGTGGCCGGCATCGAGGCCAAGCAGGACGCGCTCCACGTGAAACTCGAGGGCAAAGACGCTCCCGCATCAAAGGTCTACGACCGCGTGCTGGTCGCGGTCGGGCGTCGGCCGAACGGCCACGGCATCGGCGCCGAGGCGGCCGGCGTGACGGTGGACGCGCGCGGTTTCATTCCCACCGACGCCCAGCTGCGCACCAACGTCCCGCACATCTTCGCCATCGGCGACGTCACCAAGCCGCCCCTGCTCGCGCACAAGGCCGTGCACGAGGGCAAGACCGCGGCCGAGGTCATCGCCGGGCACAAGGCGGCCTTCGACGCGCGCTGCATCCCGAGCGTGGTCTACACCGATCCCGAGGTGGCCTGGACCGGCCTGACCGAGCTGGAGGCGAAGGCGGCCGGCATCGAGGTCAGCGTCGGCCGCTTCCCCTGGGCCGCGAACGGCCGCTCGCTCGGCATGGGCTATAGCGACGGCGTCACCAAGATCCTGTTCGACAAGACCAGCGGCCGCGCCCTCGGCGGTGCCGCGGTCGGACCCAATGCCGGCGAGCTGATGGCCGAGATCTCGCTCGCCATCGAGATGGGCGCCGACGCGCAGGACATCGGCCTCACCGTCCACGCCCACCCGACGCTCTCGGAAACCGTGGCCATGAGCGCCGAGCAGGTCACCGGCACCCTCACCGACCTCTGACCGAAACCGCCCCCTTCCGTAACCCCCCGCTTTCGGGCGCATAATCGCCTCTGGACCGCCGCACAAGACAACGGCCGCCCGCGACGGGCGCGCCATAACAGGCGAGGGTGCGACATGAAAGCGCTGTCACCGATGGACGCGATGTTCCTGGTTGCCGAGCTGCGGCGCCAGCCGATGCACGTCGGCGGCCTGCAGCTGTATTCGCTGCCGCCGGAGGCGCCGCGCGACTTCATCCGCCAGATGGTGGAGAAGATGCGCGAATACGCCACGCCCGAGCCGCCCTACAACCAGCGGCTGGTGTTCCGCGGCAACTGGTTCTGGACCGAGGACGACCAGTTCGACCTCGACTACCACTTTCGCCACCTGTCGCTGCCGCAGCCCGGTCGCATCCGCGAGCTGCTGGCGATGACCTCGCGCCTGCACGGCAGCCTGATGGACCGCAGCCGCCCGCTGTGGGAAACCAACGTGATCGAGGGCCTGCACGACGGCCGCTTCGCCATCTACTCCAAGGTGCATCACGCGCTGTTCGATGGTGTGGCCGCCACCCTGGAGGCGCGCAAGGCGCTCAGCGAGGACCCCGACGAGCGCGACATGCCGCCGCCCTGGGCGCGCCCGCGCACGCAGCGCCAGCGCAGCGAGGCGGACGCGCAGGCCGGCACGCCGATCGACACGCTGGTCAAGTCGCTGCGCACCAACTACCGCATCCTGCCCGGTATCGCGCGTGGTCTCAAAGACCTGCTGCGCCGCAGCCACAAGGACCTTGCCGACGCCACGCCCTATCAGGCGCCGCCGACCATGCTCAACGTGCGCATCAGCAGCAGCCGCCGCTTCGCCGCGCAGTCGTTCTCGCTGGCGCGCATCAAGAGAGTCGGCAAGGCCGCCGGCGCGACCGTCAACGACATCGCGCTGGCGATGTGCGCCGGCGCGCTGCGCGAATATCTGCTGACGCAGAACGCGCTGCCGGACAAGCCGCTGATCGCGATGGTGCCGGTGTCGGTGCGCGCCGCCGACGGTCCCGAGGGCGGCAACCAGGTGGCGGTGATCCTGGCCAACCTCGGGACGCAGATCGAAGACCCGGCGCAACGCCTGGAGACGATCGTCAGCTCGACCAAGCGCGCCAAGGAGCGCATGGCGCAGATGAGCCGGCTGGAGCAGATGGCCTATGCCGCGGCGGCGCTGAGCCCCATGGCGGTGACCTCGCTGCTCGGCCTGGACCGCATCCGCCCGGCCTTCAACCTGGTGATCTCCAACGTGCCGGGCCCGACGAAGCCGCTGTACTGGAACGGCGCGCGCCTCGACGAAAGCTACCCGCTGTCGATCCCGATCGACGGCCAGGCGCTCAACATCACCCTGACCAGCTATTGCGACAACGTCGCCTTCGGCTACACCGCCTGCCGCCGCTCGCTGCCGAGCATGCAGCGGCTGCTGGATTTCACCGAGAACGCGCTGGCCGAGCTGGAAGCGGCCTGCGGCACCGGGCACACGAAAAGAAAGGAGCACGCATGACGCGCCACCGCTTTATCCCGCGCCTGTTCGCCGGCCTGCTGGCGGCGGCCCTGCTGGCCGGCTGCGGCGAGCAGCTGCCGGATCTCGTGCAGCTGCCGGCCAACAAGCCCGCGGCCCTGCACATCAAGGGTGTCAGCGTGCTGGACGTGGAAAGCGGCAGGCTCACCGCCAACCGCGACGTGATCGTGATCGGCGACACCATCGCCGCCATCGCTCCCGCGGGCGCGGCCGAGGTGCCGCCCGGCGCGCAGGAGATCGACGGCAGCGGCGCCACGCTGCTGCCGGGGCTGATCGACATGCACAGCCACCTCGGCAACGCCTCGGCGCCGCGCTGGGCCGGTGAGCTGCCGGATCCGCCGCGCAACATGCAGGCCTATCTTTACTGCGGCGTGACCACGGTGTTCGATGCCGGCGGACTGGCACCGCGCATCTTCCGCCTGCGCGATGACGCGGTCGCCGGCAAGCTGCTGGGGCCGCGCATCTATGCCGCCGGGCCGATCTTCACCGCCAAGGGCGGGCATCCCGCGGCGGTGCTGCAGGTGTTCGCGCCGTGGTGGATCCGCTGGTACCTCATCCCGCGCTACACGCGCCAGCTGGAGACGCCGGAGCAGGCGCGGCTCGCGGTGCGCGAGGTGGCGGGCATGGGCGCGGATGCCATCAAGCTGGCGGTGGACCGCATCCCCGAGCAGACGCCGCGCCTGCAGCGCGAGATCATCGATGCCGTCGTCAACGAGGCGCGCGCGCTCAAGCTGCGCTCGGTCGCGCACATCGGCACGGTGCAGGACGCGATCGATGCGGCCGATGCCGGCGTGGCGCTGTGGGTGCACGGCGTCTACAAGGAGCGGATCCCGGATGAGCAGATCGCGCGGCTGGCCGCCTACCGGATCCCGATGGTGCCGACGATCGGGGTGTTCGAGGGCTATG includes these proteins:
- the lpdA gene encoding dihydrolipoyl dehydrogenase; translated protein: MSAREVRVPDLGDFKDVAVIEVLVRPGDRVEKEQPLITLESDKATMEVPATEAGIVKQLNVKVGDKVSAGDSILVLEPSVEAPPAPAASKPASLPPTFPEKPSKSAASSTKLPQNADIMAEVMVLGAGPGGYSAAFRAADLGKKVVLVERYPSLGGVCLNVGCIPSKALLHAAKVIEDAGMMAKHGIRFGPPTIDLPELRQYKTSVVTKLTGGLKGLAKRRKVSVVQGVGRFTGPHSLEVTGADGKKLLVGFEAAIIAAGSAPIRLPGLPDDPRIMDSTAALELPDIPERLLVIGGGIIGLEMANVYAALGSKVDVVEMTPGLLPGADPDLVKPLHKRMQARLAAIYTATKVAGIEAKQDALHVKLEGKDAPASKVYDRVLVAVGRRPNGHGIGAEAAGVTVDARGFIPTDAQLRTNVPHIFAIGDVTKPPLLAHKAVHEGKTAAEVIAGHKAAFDARCIPSVVYTDPEVAWTGLTELEAKAAGIEVSVGRFPWAANGRSLGMGYSDGVTKILFDKTSGRALGGAAVGPNAGELMAEISLAIEMGADAQDIGLTVHAHPTLSETVAMSAEQVTGTLTDL
- a CDS encoding wax ester/triacylglycerol synthase family O-acyltransferase; this translates as MKALSPMDAMFLVAELRRQPMHVGGLQLYSLPPEAPRDFIRQMVEKMREYATPEPPYNQRLVFRGNWFWTEDDQFDLDYHFRHLSLPQPGRIRELLAMTSRLHGSLMDRSRPLWETNVIEGLHDGRFAIYSKVHHALFDGVAATLEARKALSEDPDERDMPPPWARPRTQRQRSEADAQAGTPIDTLVKSLRTNYRILPGIARGLKDLLRRSHKDLADATPYQAPPTMLNVRISSSRRFAAQSFSLARIKRVGKAAGATVNDIALAMCAGALREYLLTQNALPDKPLIAMVPVSVRAADGPEGGNQVAVILANLGTQIEDPAQRLETIVSSTKRAKERMAQMSRLEQMAYAAAALSPMAVTSLLGLDRIRPAFNLVISNVPGPTKPLYWNGARLDESYPLSIPIDGQALNITLTSYCDNVAFGYTACRRSLPSMQRLLDFTENALAELEAACGTGHTKRKEHA
- a CDS encoding dihydrolipoyllysine-residue acetyltransferase; amino-acid sequence: MATVEQKVPDLGDFKDVPIIELLVKPGDSVQAEQGLLLLESEKATMEVPASQAGKVVELKVKTGDKVSAGDVIALIETSAPPPQASPTRGEGARPSAPDKSAPSPSTGEGKDGGESKPLTPPPQPAPAQGEDVTPVIIATPGSVHASPAVRLFARELGVDLTRVSGSGPKGRILKSDVQAHVKKVMAGAQLAAPGGAGLPQMPAIDFSKFGPVESKPLSRIRKLSASNLHRSWVLVPHVTQFDEADITELDAFRRESAEDAKKKGIKLTMLAFLLKASAKTLLEFPELCASLAPDGENLVLKKYVHIGVAVDTPNGLVVPVIRDVDKKGIFQLAEELALVSEKARAARLSPPDLQGGCFSISSLGGIGGTKFTPIVNAPEVAILGVSKSQMRPVWDGKGFVPRLILPLSLSYDHRVIDGAQAARVTTYLAELLGDIRRLLL
- a CDS encoding amidohydrolase family protein — protein: MTRHRFIPRLFAGLLAAALLAGCGEQLPDLVQLPANKPAALHIKGVSVLDVESGRLTANRDVIVIGDTIAAIAPAGAAEVPPGAQEIDGSGATLLPGLIDMHSHLGNASAPRWAGELPDPPRNMQAYLYCGVTTVFDAGGLAPRIFRLRDDAVAGKLLGPRIYAAGPIFTAKGGHPAAVLQVFAPWWIRWYLIPRYTRQLETPEQARLAVREVAGMGADAIKLAVDRIPEQTPRLQREIIDAVVNEARALKLRSVAHIGTVQDAIDAADAGVALWVHGVYKERIPDEQIARLAAYRIPMVPTIGVFEGYALLGRGPRVPSKLERETQRAEVLAAFDSVPQSEDMDYFRAYLENLHAQRQNWRDNVRRLHAAGVTILAGSDTQSGVFPGAGLHRELLLLQESGLTPAEVIRAATLDAARYLAGGEALKFGAVREGLQADLLLVEGNPLQDLRALENIRQVIKGGVPLQRRALNAGG